One genomic window of Burkholderia humptydooensis includes the following:
- a CDS encoding IS110 family transposase, with protein sequence MNSMAVGVDIAKNVFQVHYVDQGSGEIVNKPIKRAKFLEHFANRARCLIGMEACGGAHHWARELTRLGHEVRLMPAEFVKAFNIRNKNDAADARAIWLAVQQPGKPVAMKTEMQQAMLALHRMREQLVKFRTMQSNGLRGLLTEYGEVMSRGRAKLDKAIPAALDRLAERLPAALIDTLREQWSGLARLDGQIAEIERRMREWKKEDGAVAAISEIPGVGLLTATAAVAMMGDPKAFSSGREFAAWAGLVPKQTGSGGKVNLHGISRRGDTYLRTLLIHGARSVLSHAKEPGPWVEQMKKRRPANVVIEALANKMARTIWAVLAHDRPYRKDYVSVKPA encoded by the coding sequence ATGAACAGTATGGCAGTGGGCGTAGATATCGCCAAGAACGTGTTCCAGGTGCATTACGTCGATCAGGGCAGCGGAGAGATCGTCAACAAGCCGATCAAGCGGGCGAAGTTTCTGGAGCACTTCGCGAACCGTGCGCGGTGCCTGATTGGGATGGAGGCGTGCGGCGGCGCACACCACTGGGCGCGGGAACTGACGCGGCTGGGTCATGAGGTCAGGCTGATGCCAGCGGAGTTCGTGAAGGCATTCAACATCCGCAACAAGAATGATGCGGCGGACGCGCGGGCGATCTGGCTGGCGGTGCAGCAGCCGGGCAAGCCGGTGGCGATGAAGACGGAAATGCAGCAGGCGATGCTGGCGCTGCACCGGATGCGCGAGCAGTTGGTGAAGTTCCGCACGATGCAGAGCAACGGACTGCGCGGGTTACTGACGGAATACGGCGAGGTGATGAGCCGGGGGCGAGCGAAACTGGACAAGGCCATCCCGGCGGCACTTGACCGGCTCGCGGAGCGCCTGCCGGCGGCGCTGATCGATACGTTGCGGGAGCAGTGGAGCGGGTTGGCGAGGCTGGACGGGCAGATCGCCGAGATCGAACGCCGGATGCGTGAATGGAAGAAGGAGGATGGAGCGGTTGCGGCGATCAGCGAGATTCCCGGCGTGGGGCTGCTGACGGCAACAGCGGCGGTGGCGATGATGGGCGATCCGAAGGCATTCAGTTCGGGGCGCGAGTTTGCGGCGTGGGCCGGCCTGGTACCGAAGCAGACCGGCTCGGGCGGCAAGGTGAACCTGCACGGGATCAGCCGGCGCGGCGACACCTATCTGCGAACACTGCTGATTCACGGCGCGCGAAGCGTGTTGAGTCATGCGAAGGAGCCCGGCCCGTGGGTCGAGCAGATGAAGAAACGGCGGCCAGCGAATGTGGTGATCGAGGCGCTGGCCAACAAGATGGCGCGGACGATCTGGGCGGTGCTCGCTCATGACCGGCCGTACCGGAAGGACTACGTGAGCGTGAAGCCAGCTTGA